The window GCAGTTCAGTAAACCAGATCCATTTCAGGGACGGCAGCAATTCACCCTGATCCTGGAACTGATACCGCAATTTGGCAATATTATCCTTACTCGCAATGAAAATGATAAGCAGGTTATTATTGATTGTGCCAAAAAGATCAGTCTGGCAGAAAACCGTCAACGTCAGATATTACCGGTAGTTGAATATGAAACACCCCCGGCAGGATTTGTGAATGATAAATCTGAGATAAGCTTTCCCCTGGACTTTGCTGAAAATATGAAGGTGGTCGAGGAAGCTGAGGCTGGTTTTCAAAATATAAATGACCTTCTGGAAGCTTTATATTATGAAGGATGGCTGCAAAAACTCAGTGATCAAAATCTGAAAAGCCAGCGAAAAAGCTTAAATAATAAGAAAAAGAAAAAAACAGCAAAACTAATAAAACTAAAAGCTGAGCTGGATGACGCTGAAAAACAGAATAAATGGCTGCAAATGGGTGAATTATTAAAAGCAAATATACAGCAGGTAAAACCTGGAAGTGATCACATCTCTCTTATAAATTATTATGATCCGGCAATGGCAAAAATCACTATTGACCTTCAGCCGGAAAAATCAATCCAGTGGAATATCAATCATTATTTCAAGAAATATCGCAAGGCGAAAACAGGAAAGCTAATGATCGCCAGGCAGATAAAACTAACAGAAGAAGAGATATCTGAGTTTGATAATGCTCTGGAAAAGCTGGATGAGATCAATCTGCTCTTACCCGGTGAAAAGCTTCAGCATGTGAGTGGGAAAAATCCTGTAAGTGCAAATATTACCCGATTGGTAATTGATGATAACTGGGTATTTCTGATCGGAAAAAACAGTACTGAAAATGATCTGATCACAACTAGAATTGCTCAATCCCAGGATTGGTGGTTTCATACTCGTATTTATAAAGGTACTCACGTAGTATTGCGTAATCTGAAAAAGCAGGAACTGCCAGAGCATCTTCTAAGACTTGGCTGCAGACTGGCAGCATATTTCAGTAAAGCAGGGAAATCTACTAATGTTCCCGTGGATTATACTCAAATCCGTCATGTACGCAAACCTCGCGGCAGTGCTCCAGGCTATGTGATCTATACGAATCAAAAAACCTTATATGTTGATCCTTTGAGTCTTAGAGATGCCCGTCAGGAAATAGCTGAATGGCGGAAATAGATCAACTGCTCAATTGCCGGATGTGCCCACGTAATTGTGGAATCAACCGCTATCAGGAAATTGGTTATTGCCGTTCCGGTGCCCTGCTCAAGATCAATACCTGGCAAAAACATTTTGGTGAAGAACCTTATATATCAGGCATGAATGGCAGCGGGACAATCTTCTTTTCCAGCTGTAATCTATCCTGTGTATTTTGCCAGAATTACCAGATCAGTCAACTCAATCATGGTAAAGAATATACTATAGCTCAAACGGCAGAGATCATGCTGGAACTTCAATCTTCTGGAGTTCATAATATCAATCTGGTTACTCCCAGTCATTTCAGTATTCAATTAATAGAAGTTTTGCAGCTTGCCAGAAAAAAGGGTTTGTCGATTCCAGTGGTCTGGAATACTAATTCCTATGAGAAAGTAGAGATATTAAGGGAATTAGGGGGACTGGTGGACATTTATCTGGCAGATTTCAAGTATGCATCCAATGCAGCGGCAGAGAAATTATCTCAAGCAAAGGATTATTTCAGTATTGCCACAAAGGCGATCAGGGAAATGTATCGTCAGACAGGTCATATTATGCTGGATGAAGATAATATAGCCATAAAGGGTCTGGCAATTCGGATGCTGGTTTTACCTGAAGATGCGAATGGCACTGAGGAACTCTTGAAATGGCTGGCTGATAATATAGGAAATGATGTATTGCTGAGCCTGATGTCACAATATTATCCTGCCTGGCAGGCAGATAAATATCCCGAAACTGCTCGCAGTCTGTCTTGTTCAGAATATGAACTGGCTATGGAGCTGGCAGAAAAATATGGTTTTGAAAATTGTTTGGTTCAGGAACTGGATCCATCGGTTGACTGGACTCCAGATTTCAATCAATGATCATTAAATTGACATCTTAAGCCCGAATATAAGATTATTATATCCCTGCCATTGAGTAAATATCCTATAGGCAATATCAAGCTGAAACTCTTTTGAAGCGATCTTAAAGGCAATGCCACAACCCAGATTATAATGCTGTGTATCCAGAGAATAAAGCTTTGTTGCCATACCAGTTCGTAATTTGAGAATGTTATTGATAAGGGCAATTTCCAGACCCGTTCTGAGATAATTTTCCCTGTCACTGTAAAGAGATAGATCATAATCAAGAGCAAATTGTACTTTGGGAATTTGATAGCAATAACCCAGCACCAGTGAGACCGGTCTGGACTCATTATATTTTCCTTCTGCTGTTCCCACTTCATTCTGGCTGTCATAGAATATTGTGTTCACAAGATTTCTATTAAATATCCCCAATCTCTGCTGAGCATTGATCTCGTATTGAAGCCCCCAGTCAATTGCAAATCCATATGAAGAACCTTGCACCTGATGATTAAATCCATTCTCATCATACCAGGCTCCATTTGTGTTATTTCCATAACTGCTGCCAAGCAGCTTAAGATTTATTCCCAGATCAAATTTACTTAGAATTCTGCTGTAACTGAGGATCATTTCATATTCGCTCAAAGCTTCATCTCCGGAAAAATCCATTGCCAGAGATAGAACCTGCCCCGGCTGCTGCCGCCAGCTTACTCCAGCGTAATTATAATTGATCAGGTCAAGATAGGTGGAATTACTAACCTGAAAATAGTATTGTTCAGTTTGACCAGCCAAAGCCGCTGGATTGGCGATAATAGCGGCAGGAGATGTACCCTGTACGGCAACTGACGCCCCTCCCATTGCTATAATGCGGGGATCAAAATCATAATAAGCAGCATCAATACCACTCAGATCACTTGCTATTAGAAATAATGGAAAAAGTATTAATATTAAAATCAGGATTCTCATCTCTATTCCTTATTTTATCAATACGATGCTTTTCAGCAATTCACGTCTTTTACTGCTGTCTTCAGCAATCAGATGGATCAGATACCTGCCGTTTCTTGCCATCCTGCCACCATCCGTATATCCATCCCAGTAAAGGGTATTCACTTCTCCAGCATCATGCTGGCCCTTGAGCATTGGCTCGTTACGAGCGATTTCACGCACCAGTTCTCCTGTCATATTATACACTCTAGCAGTGATATTAATGTAACGACTGCGAGGTGTAGAAAGTCGGAACTGGATTTGTAGACCCATATTATTGCCAATCACATCATTTGGTGTGAAGGGATTGGGTAGTAATTGGAGATCATAAATCCCGAGTTCATCAGAGCTTTTTAAGGCACAATAATCCTCAGCGAGCAGGTCTATATGCACAAGTGATGACCGTGAATCATTGATTATATCCCATCTGAGTTTTTGAGAATTCCAGCGCGCAATAACCGAGCTATCATCCGCTTCAAACTGCAAGCCCGGCAGAAATTCAAATGCTGATTCAGCCAAATCAGAATTGGGTTCAAATACACTGCTTACGGTTTCATATTCCACTCCCGTTTCTTCAAATGGGGGTACAGATTTTGAAAGCAGATACACTTTAGCCTGATTTTGAGGATTTTTGAGCATATTATCATAAAGCAGCAATTCGCAACCTTCTCCGGTAGTTAATGACCCCTGACTAGTGGAAGAATTGATCACATCATACACGACCAAAGGAAATTCCTGATCATACTCAATTCCTGTTCCCGGATCCTCTACAGATATTCCCAGAATTACCCTTCCCAAGAAACTTTCAGAAGGAATATAAATGATATTATCTTGATCTTTCAATAATTCACCGGCATAGGCTTCCAGAGATTGATAACTCCAGGGAAGATTCAATAATCTACCGGTTTGAGAATAGATATGCACATTATAAAGTGCAGAGGAGCTGTTATTAACTTCTAAAGGTCCAGTTATCTGCAAATTTGCTATCTGATAATTACCTGTTGTGAGATCAGTTTCCAGGTTCAGATGAAATCCCTGATAATCAATCTCTGCTCTGATCTTACTATTTATCTCAAAAACTTCCAGCCAGTATGCTTCAAAGTGTGCCTGTAATGGGGCTGATTCATCATAAATGAGATTTCCCATTTCAGGATTATCAAGAATCCATTCCACTTCTCCTTCAGATTCAATTTCATCATTCATAATATTCCCCAAATCATCTTTGATCAGTAGCGATAGATCTATCTCTGCATTATATGGCAGGATGGGATGTTGAGGAGTGATAGATGAATATTCCAGAGCAGGTATTCCCGCTGAGGATATGGTTATTAATGTGGTTTCTGCCGAATTCGTATAAATAATCCCTGTATTGGAATCAATTGCCCTGAACCAGAATTCTAATTCACCTGCTGCCTGTTGAGCAGGGATTGTCTGATAAAATCTATCGATATCAGAATACATGATCAATTCCCTGAGATTATCATTTACTGACCTGAAGTATAGTACTGATGAACCCTCAAATTCAGGTAATTTATATAAATACACAGGTATCTCAACGTCATATTGATAGCTGGTTGCATAATCAGTATTATCCTGCCACAATGACAGAACATATTCCTGCTGATAAAATCCTAGACTGTCTAAAATGATTGTCTGCTGAACAAGTGATATATGCAATTCACTCAAGTTTGCAGGTGAAGTTATCCTGATACTATACTCACCTGTATGCAGCACACTTCCCGTCGTGCAATAGCCAAATGAATTTGTGCTGAGATTGATTTGAATATCCTCACTGCTGATCCTGACCTGGGTTGCTGGTAAAGGCAGATTCTCATGCTGACGAATATAAAATCCAACTTCACTCAGAATATACTGGAAAATATGCGAATAGTGATAATTTTGAGTTATGTAAATCCAGGGAGTTGTATCTGAAAATAATTCCTCACCATATTCAACTACAATGCTCAGGCGATATTCACCTTCAGGTAAATTACTGAAATTATAATACCCGCTGCTGCCAGTTGTTATCACCAGACTATCACCGCTGCTGCTTTCCAGAAGCAGGAACGCATCAGGCAGCGGAATCTGTTCTTCATCCTGCATATAGATATAACCACTCCAGGTATATCTTTCCGGGATATAAGTGAAAGTAAAATACTCAGTCCAGACCTGAGGAGAATTAATCTGGATATTCTCTCTCCTCTCAACAAAGATTGTCTCATTATATTCTGCTGTCACCTCCAGACTAAATGTCTCTGGAATAATCAAATCCTCAAAACACCAGGTACTATCAGGACTAATTAACTGTAAAAGACTATCAATTCCAGAATCTGATTGCAATCTTATTTCACAACTTTCTGGTGATTGCCAGTCTTCATCCCAAATACGCACTGAACCACAAATATCTGCATAATATATTATAGGCTGCAGGTAGAAATTCTGCTGATAGAACAAATCTTCCCAGTTAAGTTCGATTATTACCGGTTGAGATGAATAGTAACCCTCACAGTTTACAGAAACCTGCCAAAATCCTATTGTATCCACCTGCACTTCATAATATCCGCTGATATCAGTTGTGTCAGTAAATGTCCGCCAATGAGCTAATTTAGATCTTTCTCTTCCCCTGCTGAATATTTCATCAATCCTTTCAATTTCCACTTCTGCACCATATACCGGAATCCCTCCATCGGTGTACACATAACCAAAGATATTCAATTCCTTTGGCAGCATATTAAAATCTGCTGTAGGGGGTTCAGATCCACCATCAGACAATATTATCTCTATTTCATCGATCGGTAAATAAGCGGGATGGGATGCCTGAACATAATAAAGCCCATCAGCAAGTGGACTAAAAAAGAAAGTACCATCAGGTCCTGTAGTAATTTCTTCCAGAATATTATGCAAACTATCTGTAAGTACCACCTCTGCCCCACTTATCCCAATTCTGGTACCTTCTCTTTGTACAATTCCGCTGATGCTGTTCTGTAAAAATGTCATATTTACTGGTGAGAGCACAATATCCTCTCCAGCATCGAGAGTAATTATTCCCGGTAAATTGCTAAATGTATAACCTTCGCAATAATAACTTACCGTGTAACTCCCCGAGGGCAATCCAGTCAATTCATATAATCCATCCTGCTCAGTGATATCCCTCGACCATCTTCCACTATTGAGATTTGT of the Candidatus Stygibacter australis genome contains:
- a CDS encoding NFACT RNA binding domain-containing protein; this translates as MQYKYLAQFAREEINPGLFYRSVKRWRDQYAIIFNDGKYLQVSLMQQDPLCFFTDKDIIEWGPAPELAMMDQHLNRAKLDRISISDTDRIIILQFSKPDPFQGRQQFTLILELIPQFGNIILTRNENDKQVIIDCAKKISLAENRQRQILPVVEYETPPAGFVNDKSEISFPLDFAENMKVVEEAEAGFQNINDLLEALYYEGWLQKLSDQNLKSQRKSLNNKKKKKTAKLIKLKAELDDAEKQNKWLQMGELLKANIQQVKPGSDHISLINYYDPAMAKITIDLQPEKSIQWNINHYFKKYRKAKTGKLMIARQIKLTEEEISEFDNALEKLDEINLLLPGEKLQHVSGKNPVSANITRLVIDDNWVFLIGKNSTENDLITTRIAQSQDWWFHTRIYKGTHVVLRNLKKQELPEHLLRLGCRLAAYFSKAGKSTNVPVDYTQIRHVRKPRGSAPGYVIYTNQKTLYVDPLSLRDARQEIAEWRK
- a CDS encoding radical SAM protein, with the translated sequence MAEIDQLLNCRMCPRNCGINRYQEIGYCRSGALLKINTWQKHFGEEPYISGMNGSGTIFFSSCNLSCVFCQNYQISQLNHGKEYTIAQTAEIMLELQSSGVHNINLVTPSHFSIQLIEVLQLARKKGLSIPVVWNTNSYEKVEILRELGGLVDIYLADFKYASNAAAEKLSQAKDYFSIATKAIREMYRQTGHIMLDEDNIAIKGLAIRMLVLPEDANGTEELLKWLADNIGNDVLLSLMSQYYPAWQADKYPETARSLSCSEYELAMELAEKYGFENCLVQELDPSVDWTPDFNQ